In one window of Ruminococcus albus AD2013 DNA:
- a CDS encoding PTS beta-glucoside transporter subunit IIBCA, which translates to MDHKILASEILEAIGGKENLASAAHCATRLRLVIADNSKVKKSDLENFDGVKGVFEASGQLQIILGTGVVNKVYAEFIQLAGIEAASKEDVKKAAAAKSPWYKRAIKTLGDVFVPIIPAIVATGLLCGLLGGLSRAFPSLADSHLYTLLDMFSNAALTFLPILIAVSAAKIFGANIYLGAVIGMIMIHPNLVNAWSVGDGSGLPTLWSWFGLWNINATGYQGHVIPVVIAILLLSVIEKWLHKHVPEMFDLFVTPLVSVLVTGFFTMTVIGPVFAQVESWVLTGAQWLIALPFGIGSFVMGAVYAPTVVAGVHHMYNAIELSMLADSGKNIWMPIATAANVAQGAAALAVAVKTQNKKLKSMALPASLSAFMGITEPAIFGVNVRFGKPLVAGMAGGACGAAVASIMNVYATANGVTGIFGFLITTDSFLGYLLTFAVAAVVAFVLSWILYAPTKEKVPDKEYKDNCVYSPMNGRAIALEEVPDKTFASGTLGQGAAIDPMDGKVVAPADGKVTTLFDSHHAVGLTLDNGMELFIHIGMNTVELEGEGFDAYVKEGDRVSRGDTLITFDIQTLKNKGYSVISPVIITNTEDFKEIRRTADGGINYYEELLETKK; encoded by the coding sequence ATGGATCACAAAATTTTAGCATCTGAAATACTTGAAGCGATCGGCGGAAAAGAGAACCTCGCAAGTGCAGCACACTGCGCAACAAGGTTAAGGCTTGTCATTGCCGATAACAGCAAGGTGAAAAAGTCTGATCTTGAAAACTTTGACGGAGTCAAGGGCGTGTTCGAGGCATCGGGACAGCTTCAGATAATCCTGGGCACAGGTGTTGTCAATAAGGTGTATGCCGAATTCATACAGCTTGCAGGGATAGAGGCTGCTTCAAAGGAAGATGTGAAGAAAGCGGCAGCGGCAAAGTCTCCATGGTATAAGAGAGCTATCAAGACGCTTGGTGACGTATTCGTACCTATCATACCTGCAATAGTTGCAACAGGTCTGCTGTGCGGACTGCTTGGCGGTCTTTCAAGAGCATTCCCAAGCCTGGCAGACAGCCATCTGTATACACTGCTGGATATGTTCTCCAATGCAGCGCTGACGTTCCTGCCGATACTCATAGCTGTAAGTGCCGCTAAGATATTCGGCGCAAACATCTATCTGGGTGCAGTTATCGGCATGATAATGATACACCCGAATCTTGTGAATGCATGGTCTGTCGGCGACGGCAGCGGTCTTCCCACACTCTGGTCATGGTTCGGTCTGTGGAACATCAACGCAACAGGCTATCAGGGTCACGTTATACCCGTAGTCATCGCGATACTCCTTCTGTCGGTCATTGAAAAATGGCTGCACAAGCACGTTCCCGAGATGTTCGATCTCTTCGTTACACCTCTGGTATCCGTTCTTGTAACAGGATTCTTTACAATGACAGTTATAGGCCCTGTATTCGCTCAGGTCGAATCTTGGGTACTTACCGGTGCACAGTGGCTCATCGCTCTGCCTTTCGGTATCGGTTCATTCGTTATGGGTGCTGTATATGCTCCTACAGTTGTTGCAGGCGTTCACCATATGTACAACGCTATCGAGCTTTCGATGCTGGCTGACAGCGGCAAAAATATCTGGATGCCTATCGCAACAGCAGCTAACGTAGCACAGGGTGCTGCTGCACTTGCAGTAGCAGTCAAGACTCAGAACAAGAAACTCAAGTCTATGGCTCTTCCTGCATCTCTTTCCGCATTTATGGGTATTACCGAACCTGCTATCTTCGGTGTCAACGTACGTTTCGGCAAGCCTCTGGTTGCAGGTATGGCAGGCGGTGCCTGCGGCGCAGCAGTAGCTTCTATCATGAACGTTTACGCAACTGCAAACGGCGTTACAGGTATATTCGGCTTCCTTATCACTACAGACAGCTTCCTCGGCTATCTGCTCACATTTGCAGTAGCAGCAGTTGTAGCATTTGTTCTTTCATGGATACTCTATGCTCCCACAAAGGAAAAAGTTCCTGATAAGGAGTACAAAGATAACTGTGTATACTCTCCTATGAACGGCAGAGCTATCGCTCTGGAAGAAGTTCCCGACAAGACCTTTGCATCAGGCACACTGGGACAGGGCGCAGCTATCGATCCTATGGACGGCAAGGTAGTAGCACCCGCAGACGGCAAAGTAACTACACTCTTTGATTCTCATCACGCTGTTGGCCTGACCCTTGATAACGGCATGGAGCTGTTCATTCATATCGGTATGAACACAGTTGAACTCGAAGGCGAAGGCTTTGACGCTTATGTCAAGGAGGGTGACAGAGTTTCCCGCGGAGATACCCTCATAACCTTTGATATCCAGACCCTGAAGAACAAGGGATACAGCGTCATCAGCCCCGTTATCATTACAAATACCGAGGATTTCAAGGAAATACGCAGAACTGCTGATGGCGGAATCAACTACTATGAAGAACTTCTCGAAACCAAAAAGTGA
- a CDS encoding LacI family DNA-binding transcriptional regulator gives MNISEFAKEAGVSVSAVSRYFNDGYLSDDKRALIEAAIERTGYVPSYSARTVRSKVTKLVGVILPKLSSESIARITEGIGEVLGEEGFELLLVNTSNDYNREISSLELFRQNRVDGVILLAGVITDLHRSLLAKMRVPTIIVGQKLKGFNCVCHNDLGAAYNMTKLMLDKGAKRPAFIGANPEDMAAGKDRRIGFEKAVLDAGLTLDPKFCEIARFSMDSGYEKAKHLFSGREKPDCLFCATDNIAAGAMLYCRENGIRIPEDLMIGAVGDSRFDKVLYVSLSSVHLHYKTAGREGANMLLAEMKKTSEVHRIVQLEYDIIERESTNRIG, from the coding sequence ATGAATATTTCGGAATTTGCCAAAGAAGCAGGTGTATCGGTATCGGCAGTCAGCAGATATTTCAACGACGGCTATCTTTCAGATGATAAACGCGCTCTGATAGAAGCGGCTATCGAGAGAACAGGCTATGTGCCGAGTTATTCAGCACGGACAGTGCGTTCAAAGGTGACAAAGCTGGTAGGTGTCATACTGCCTAAACTTTCCAGTGAAAGTATAGCAAGGATAACCGAGGGCATAGGTGAGGTGCTGGGCGAGGAAGGCTTTGAACTTCTTCTGGTGAATACGTCCAACGACTATAACCGCGAGATAAGTTCACTTGAACTGTTCAGGCAGAACCGCGTAGACGGAGTTATACTTCTTGCAGGTGTCATAACCGACCTGCATCGTTCACTGCTTGCCAAGATGCGAGTACCCACAATAATAGTCGGCCAGAAGCTTAAAGGCTTCAATTGCGTATGTCACAACGATCTTGGCGCGGCTTATAACATGACGAAACTCATGCTTGACAAGGGCGCAAAACGTCCTGCTTTCATCGGCGCGAACCCCGAGGATATGGCGGCGGGAAAAGACCGCAGAATCGGATTTGAAAAAGCCGTCCTCGATGCGGGACTTACTCTTGATCCGAAATTCTGCGAGATAGCGAGATTCAGCATGGATTCGGGCTACGAAAAAGCAAAGCATCTGTTTTCGGGCAGAGAAAAGCCCGACTGCCTGTTCTGTGCAACGGATAATATCGCCGCAGGTGCTATGCTGTACTGTCGCGAGAACGGTATCCGTATCCCCGAAGACCTTATGATCGGTGCGGTTGGAGATTCGCGCTTCGATAAGGTGCTTTATGTGTCGCTGTCATCGGTGCATCTCCACTATAAGACCGCAGGCAGAGAAGGTGCCAATATGCTTCTCGCTGAAATGAAAAAGACCAGCGAGGTACATCGTATAGTTCAGCTGGAGTATGATATCATAGAAAGAGAGTCAACAAACCGTATTGGCTGA
- a CDS encoding MBL fold metallo-hydrolase produces the protein MKIVTLVENTCGHEGCIAEHGLSVYIETEKHKLLLDCGQTDAAVKNAEVLGIDLTAVDTVILSHGHYDHSGGIMPFSRINNTAQIIMQKSAAEPHYNGERYIGIDKDILALPNVRLIEGDVRLDDELFLFSGITGRRCYPQGNRKLLRDEGGEKVQDDFAHEQCLVIEQEGKRWLLSGCSHNGILNILDKYKEIFSGVPDYVITGFHMMKNDGEHTDEEKAVIMQTARELVQMDTVFYSGHCTGIPAFDLMKTIMGDKLIALHSGEKVI, from the coding sequence ATGAAGATAGTAACTCTTGTTGAAAATACCTGCGGACATGAGGGCTGTATCGCAGAACACGGATTATCGGTATATATCGAAACTGAAAAGCACAAGCTTCTGCTGGACTGCGGGCAGACAGACGCAGCAGTAAAAAATGCCGAAGTTCTCGGCATAGACCTGACTGCGGTGGATACCGTCATACTCAGCCACGGGCACTACGACCATTCGGGCGGGATAATGCCGTTTTCGCGGATAAACAATACCGCGCAGATAATCATGCAGAAGTCCGCCGCCGAGCCCCATTATAATGGTGAGCGGTACATCGGTATCGACAAAGATATCTTAGCTCTGCCGAATGTACGCCTTATCGAAGGCGATGTCAGACTTGATGATGAACTTTTCCTGTTCAGCGGGATAACAGGCAGAAGATGCTATCCGCAGGGCAACAGAAAGCTCCTGCGTGATGAGGGCGGCGAGAAAGTGCAGGACGATTTCGCCCACGAACAATGTCTTGTTATTGAACAGGAGGGCAAACGCTGGCTGCTGTCGGGTTGTTCGCATAACGGGATACTGAATATCCTCGACAAGTATAAGGAGATATTCAGCGGCGTTCCAGATTATGTTATCACAGGTTTCCACATGATGAAAAATGACGGTGAGCACACCGATGAAGAAAAAGCTGTCATCATGCAGACAGCCCGAGAACTTGTTCAGATGGATACCGTCTTTTACAGCGGACACTGCACAGGTATACCTGCATTTGATTTGATGAAGACCATAATGGGCGATAAACTTATTGCCCTGCACAGCGGCGAAAAAGTGATATAG
- the hisC gene encoding histidinol-phosphate transaminase — translation MSEKLWRKNLINIEPYVAGEQPKNENIIKLNANENPYPPSAGVQEVLRKKDIFDLKKYPSADAVPLKAALAERYGLAPENVFCGNGSDDVLATAFRAFFNSDKPIFYPDITYSFYPVWCELLKIPYETKPVDGDFLINVKDFYPENGGVVIPNPNAPTAIGVGKDFIIDLLEHNRDVIVIIDEAYVDFGRYSCVELIKEYDNLIVTQTFSKSRSLAGMRIGMAFAQPELISYMHAVKDSYNSYPLDQLAIETGIASLNDEKYFRDTVEKIKATRDRSAKAFREMGFKVTDSETNFLFVSHPDIPAEEIFTYTREKGIFIRYFKKPVIDKWLRITIGTDEQMDKLIAAVKECIESR, via the coding sequence ATGAGCGAAAAACTTTGGAGAAAAAACCTGATAAACATCGAGCCATATGTGGCAGGCGAACAGCCTAAAAACGAGAACATAATCAAGCTGAATGCAAACGAGAATCCCTATCCCCCTTCGGCGGGTGTGCAGGAAGTCCTGCGCAAAAAGGATATTTTCGACCTGAAAAAATATCCTTCCGCAGACGCTGTGCCGCTGAAAGCCGCCCTTGCGGAAAGATACGGGCTCGCTCCCGAAAATGTGTTCTGCGGCAACGGCTCGGACGATGTGCTCGCAACGGCTTTCAGAGCATTCTTCAACTCGGATAAACCTATATTCTACCCCGATATAACATACAGTTTCTATCCTGTATGGTGTGAGCTTCTGAAAATACCCTATGAGACCAAGCCTGTTGACGGCGACTTCCTTATAAATGTTAAGGACTTCTACCCCGAAAACGGCGGTGTTGTTATACCCAACCCAAATGCACCCACTGCTATCGGCGTGGGCAAGGATTTCATCATCGACCTGCTTGAACACAACCGCGATGTAATTGTCATCATCGATGAGGCTTATGTGGATTTCGGACGTTACAGCTGCGTTGAACTTATCAAGGAGTACGATAATCTCATAGTTACCCAGACATTCTCCAAGTCACGTTCGCTGGCTGGCATGAGGATTGGCATGGCATTCGCACAACCCGAGCTTATCAGCTATATGCATGCGGTCAAGGATAGCTACAACAGCTATCCACTGGATCAGCTGGCTATCGAAACAGGTATCGCAAGCCTTAACGATGAGAAATACTTCCGCGATACTGTTGAAAAAATAAAGGCTACCCGCGACCGTTCAGCAAAGGCTTTCAGGGAGATGGGCTTCAAAGTCACCGACAGCGAAACAAATTTCCTGTTTGTTTCGCACCCCGATATCCCCGCCGAGGAGATATTCACCTACACCAGAGAAAAAGGCATATTCATTCGTTACTTCAAAAAACCCGTTATCGACAAATGGCTGAGAATAACCATCGGCACGGACGAACAGATGGATAAGCTCATCGCCGCTGTTAAGGAGTGTATCGAAAGCAGGTGA
- a CDS encoding class I SAM-dependent methyltransferase has product MFLEYAVKLKNAMNRRKEENEHYAAVRQYINAPEGGKLLDIGLGSDIMLQKLSDKGLDLYGVDISAADRDRSIDEIALMGQANIEELPYFDNFFDCVTTLHTPPLWKDKKAALTEILRVLKDGGRFVCLFTFDNDTGLGTPPRALREKARQAGFENVAVKILRSEGSYLLIGEKPC; this is encoded by the coding sequence ATGTTTCTTGAATACGCCGTCAAGCTGAAAAATGCGATGAACAGGCGAAAGGAAGAAAATGAACACTATGCTGCTGTAAGGCAATACATAAATGCGCCCGAAGGGGGAAAACTGCTGGATATCGGTTTGGGCAGCGATATCATGCTGCAAAAACTCAGCGATAAAGGGCTTGACCTTTACGGGGTGGATATATCTGCCGCTGACCGAGACAGAAGTATCGACGAAATAGCACTGATGGGTCAGGCGAATATTGAAGAACTACCCTATTTCGATAATTTTTTTGACTGCGTGACCACGCTCCATACTCCGCCTTTGTGGAAAGACAAAAAAGCCGCTCTCACCGAGATCCTCAGAGTGCTGAAGGATGGCGGACGGTTTGTGTGCTTATTCACATTTGACAATGATACAGGTCTTGGGACACCTCCCCGCGCATTGAGAGAAAAAGCAAGGCAGGCAGGCTTTGAGAATGTCGCGGTAAAGATACTGCGGTCAGAGGGTTCATATCTGCTGATAGGAGAAAAGCCATGCTGA
- the rimI gene encoding ribosomal protein S18-alanine N-acetyltransferase has product MLKIVPMTEDNVAEAAALSAACLKEAWSEEVCRAQLTNPNDRTLLAYADGKAAGFLSCWYIAGEAEINNICVLSEYRRRGIARAMFAEIFALLTEAESWVLEVRESNSAAIALYESLGFEKAGVRKNFYDDPTENAVIMTKQST; this is encoded by the coding sequence ATGCTGAAAATAGTACCCATGACAGAGGATAACGTGGCAGAAGCAGCGGCACTTTCTGCTGCCTGCCTGAAAGAAGCCTGGAGCGAGGAAGTCTGTCGGGCACAGCTGACAAATCCGAATGACCGCACTCTGCTTGCATATGCGGACGGCAAAGCGGCGGGATTTCTCAGCTGCTGGTACATTGCTGGAGAAGCCGAGATAAACAATATCTGCGTTCTGTCCGAATACCGCAGACGAGGCATAGCGCGGGCGATGTTCGCAGAGATTTTTGCATTACTTACCGAAGCCGAAAGCTGGGTGCTTGAAGTCAGAGAGTCGAACTCGGCAGCGATTGCGCTTTATGAAAGTCTGGGTTTTGAAAAGGCGGGAGTGCGCAAGAATTTTTATGACGACCCGACTGAAAATGCCGTTATAATGACTAAACAAAGCACCTGA
- a CDS encoding GNAT family N-acetyltransferase produces MTVFRKIPQNSYCDFIQTAENIPFGKIYPLSLAEGRQAGDIYTNGKAVLFHHLCGFGHIAGSADDAFINSIKELMLNCGRRLVLFADNAIAEKFGEEFAVSGRLFFEYRKSTPPEYFLPDGYKLEKLDSGLISQMAGRIVPAFSWESTENFLAGGTGYCVTFDGRPAAWAFSAAVSGIEVDIGVETDPAHRRKGLAFIAAAKTIEDILESGRTPVWACHSENTGSAGLAQKLGFCKTAECCVIHKR; encoded by the coding sequence ATGACTGTATTCAGGAAGATACCACAAAACAGTTACTGTGATTTTATTCAAACCGCCGAAAATATCCCTTTCGGGAAGATTTATCCCCTGTCGCTCGCCGAGGGCAGACAGGCGGGAGATATCTATACCAACGGAAAGGCTGTGCTGTTTCATCACCTTTGCGGTTTCGGTCATATCGCGGGATCGGCTGACGATGCCTTTATAAATAGTATAAAAGAACTTATGCTGAACTGCGGTCGGCGACTGGTGCTGTTTGCTGATAACGCTATCGCAGAAAAGTTCGGAGAGGAGTTTGCTGTCAGCGGCAGACTTTTCTTTGAGTACAGAAAGTCAACACCGCCCGAGTATTTTCTGCCCGATGGCTACAAACTTGAAAAGCTGGACAGCGGGCTGATTTCACAGATGGCGGGACGTATCGTTCCTGCCTTTTCATGGGAAAGCACCGAAAACTTCCTTGCGGGAGGAACAGGCTACTGTGTAACATTTGATGGCAGACCTGCGGCATGGGCTTTTTCAGCTGCGGTAAGCGGAATAGAAGTCGATATAGGCGTTGAAACTGATCCCGCACACCGCAGGAAAGGTCTTGCCTTTATCGCGGCGGCGAAAACTATCGAAGACATACTTGAAAGCGGCAGAACACCTGTATGGGCTTGCCATTCGGAAAATACAGGTTCGGCAGGACTTGCGCAGAAACTCGGTTTTTGCAAAACAGCGGAATGCTGTGTCATACATAAACGCTGA
- the tsaD gene encoding tRNA (adenosine(37)-N6)-threonylcarbamoyltransferase complex transferase subunit TsaD: MKILGIESSCDETAISVTENGRTVLSNIVASQIDEHRLYGGVVPEIASRRHAENISWVAKAALEEANCTMDDIDAIAVTYAPGLIGALLVGVSFAKGLAMSTKKPLVPVHHIAGHIASNYITHPDLEPPYLCLVASGGHSHIVEVKDYTHYHVVGRTRDDAAGECFDKVARTLGYEYPGGKFIDAAAKLGDPKAYDLPKPRVQGSEYDLSFSGLKTAVINLVHNAEQKGVPIDREGMAASFQATVAKALVDKTMLAAEHLGYKTIGLAGGVSANSGVRELLQKECDKRGFKVYMPELKYCGDNGAMISCQGYYDFLAGKRADGSLNGIATLSLDAISE; this comes from the coding sequence ATGAAGATCTTAGGAATAGAAAGCTCTTGCGACGAAACAGCCATATCCGTTACCGAAAACGGCAGGACTGTGCTTTCAAACATCGTCGCTTCACAGATAGATGAACACAGGCTGTACGGCGGAGTGGTGCCCGAAATAGCTTCGCGCCGCCATGCCGAAAATATCTCATGGGTGGCAAAAGCCGCACTGGAAGAAGCAAACTGCACCATGGATGACATCGATGCAATAGCTGTTACCTATGCACCCGGGCTGATAGGCGCACTTCTGGTTGGTGTAAGTTTTGCCAAGGGACTTGCTATGAGCACCAAAAAGCCCCTCGTGCCTGTGCACCACATCGCGGGACACATCGCTTCAAACTACATCACTCACCCCGACCTTGAACCGCCATATCTTTGCCTTGTGGCTTCGGGCGGGCATTCCCATATAGTTGAAGTAAAGGATTATACCCACTACCATGTTGTAGGCAGAACACGAGATGATGCGGCAGGAGAGTGTTTCGACAAAGTAGCGAGAACTCTGGGCTATGAATACCCGGGCGGAAAGTTCATCGATGCCGCCGCAAAACTGGGCGACCCCAAAGCCTATGATCTTCCCAAGCCCCGCGTGCAGGGCAGTGAGTACGACCTCAGCTTTTCGGGACTGAAGACCGCGGTGATAAACCTTGTACACAATGCCGAACAGAAAGGTGTACCCATAGACCGTGAGGGTATGGCGGCTTCTTTTCAGGCTACTGTTGCAAAGGCACTGGTGGACAAGACCATGCTTGCCGCTGAACATCTCGGCTACAAGACCATAGGTCTTGCAGGGGGCGTCTCGGCAAATTCGGGCGTAAGAGAACTTCTGCAAAAGGAATGCGATAAGCGCGGGTTCAAGGTATATATGCCTGAGCTTAAATACTGCGGCGATAACGGTGCTATGATATCCTGTCAGGGCTATTACGACTTCCTGGCAGGAAAACGTGCCGATGGTTCGCTCAACGGAATCGCCACACTTTCACTTGATGCCATATCCGAATAA
- a CDS encoding IS3 family transposase, whose amino-acid sequence MRPEVKHRVIYRHKDKYSISEMCRILGVSRSGYYGFVKRMDKPARDLELSELIRECQQETKQTYGYRRVAIWLERKGIHHNPKTILRVMNKYSLLSVVRRRKYCNYSHALHRYDNLLNRDFHADRPNQKWVTDISYIKTAQGFLYLSVIRDLYDRSVVAYKTSTVQNINLVLNTIKAAKRKEKVTGELQLHSDQGFQYTSQPYFNLTKAYHITPSMSRRGNPYDNALAENFFSILKTECIYRTKIKTFAEARHLIDDYIYFYNHQRIQLKTKLTPLELRSQFVA is encoded by the coding sequence GTGAGACCGGAAGTAAAGCACCGAGTTATCTATCGTCATAAGGATAAGTACAGCATAAGCGAGATGTGTAGGATACTTGGCGTGTCAAGAAGCGGTTATTATGGCTTTGTTAAACGCATGGACAAGCCTGCAAGGGATCTGGAGCTGTCAGAACTTATTCGTGAATGTCAGCAGGAAACTAAGCAGACATATGGTTATCGTCGTGTAGCTATATGGCTTGAACGCAAAGGCATTCATCATAACCCAAAGACCATTCTGCGTGTTATGAACAAATACAGCCTTCTTTCTGTTGTCAGGAGAAGAAAATACTGCAATTACAGTCATGCTCTGCACAGATACGATAATCTGCTCAACAGAGATTTCCACGCGGACAGACCTAATCAGAAGTGGGTAACCGATATTTCCTACATAAAGACTGCACAGGGATTTCTGTATCTCTCGGTCATCAGAGACCTGTATGACCGAAGTGTAGTTGCTTACAAGACATCGACGGTTCAGAACATAAACCTTGTTCTGAACACGATTAAAGCTGCCAAGAGAAAGGAAAAGGTCACCGGGGAGTTGCAGCTCCACAGTGACCAAGGGTTTCAATACACTTCACAACCGTATTTTAACCTAACCAAAGCATACCACATTACGCCGTCAATGTCAAGACGTGGAAATCCATATGATAACGCTTTGGCTGAAAACTTTTTCTCCATTTTGAAAACAGAATGCATTTACAGGACTAAGATCAAGACATTCGCCGAAGCTAGACATCTCATTGATGATTATATCTATTTCTACAATCATCAGCGTATACAACTCAAAACAAAACTGACTCCGCTTGAATTGCGAAGCCAGTTCGTTGCTTGA
- a CDS encoding helix-turn-helix domain-containing protein codes for MCALKQLISPVNMFFYSDVRIWLEGAAIATPPFVMTRSYGRIQQYEKEILELKKQGLTLRQIGERLGFSQKQVHNFITRYNEKQRKLAAGIVLRRKGRPSKNDKYTETDKVNELKYIIARKDAKIKALEMENELMRDFLSLTERK; via the coding sequence GTGTGCGCACTGAAACAGCTTATTTCACCAGTAAATATGTTTTTTTACTCTGATGTTCGGATATGGTTAGAGGGTGCTGCGATTGCAACACCCCCTTTTGTTATGACAAGAAGTTACGGACGCATACAACAGTACGAAAAAGAGATACTTGAATTAAAGAAACAAGGATTGACATTAAGACAAATTGGAGAACGGCTTGGCTTCTCACAAAAACAAGTACATAATTTCATCACCCGGTATAATGAGAAGCAAAGAAAGTTAGCTGCCGGTATTGTTTTGAGAAGGAAAGGTCGTCCGTCAAAAAACGATAAGTACACCGAGACAGATAAAGTCAATGAGCTGAAATATATCATAGCTCGTAAGGATGCGAAGATCAAAGCTCTTGAAATGGAGAATGAACTTATGCGGGATTTTCTCTCGCTTACAGAAAGGAAGTGA
- a CDS encoding IS1182 family transposase: protein MRNCQVRLNMNYEIYIEESSPVRVLSNVIDEIYQKEEYTIVSKWNGAIPEDIMMKILIYGYMNDSFSSRKIEQLCKRDIHFMWLLDGFGAPDHSTISRFRQKMGEQIERVFYAVVKYLLNMKEISGKNLFIDGTKIEANANRYTFVWKKSVSKNEQKLRVKLPEILDEINYAYGVRFPENTPVSDMIGTLSSLMIKFGIERVYGKGHHKSVYQKALEKLEGYQQKIQQYEQYNSLFDGRNSFSKTDTDATFMHMKEDHMRNGQLKPGYNIQAAVEGEYIVGIDVSSERSDVNTLIPFLEKLNSLELFVLKNIICDAGYESEENYLYLRSHNMTSYIKPVNYEQSKKRNFRTKYGRPENMEYHELGDIFVCRAGRILWRIGTKHEKTKTGFISEKALYICESCEGCPYKQNCTKAKGNKTLAISHKFKELRTESLENITTEFGRQLRMNRSIQAEGVFGVLKHDHGFRRFLCRGKNNIRTEFLLLGLAYNIKKLFAKISENRLGISLFELKTA from the coding sequence ATGAGAAATTGTCAAGTGCGTCTTAACATGAATTATGAGATCTACATCGAAGAAAGCTCACCTGTCAGAGTATTGAGCAATGTTATAGATGAGATCTATCAAAAAGAAGAATACACGATAGTAAGCAAGTGGAATGGCGCCATACCCGAGGATATCATGATGAAGATACTCATCTACGGCTACATGAACGACTCTTTTTCAAGCCGTAAGATTGAACAGCTCTGCAAAAGGGATATCCATTTCATGTGGCTTCTCGATGGCTTTGGAGCTCCGGATCACAGCACTATCTCAAGATTTCGACAGAAAATGGGAGAACAGATTGAGCGTGTGTTTTACGCTGTTGTAAAGTATCTTTTGAATATGAAAGAGATAAGCGGTAAGAACCTGTTCATTGATGGCACCAAGATCGAAGCTAATGCAAACAGATATACATTCGTCTGGAAGAAGTCTGTATCCAAAAACGAACAGAAACTGCGAGTAAAACTGCCTGAGATACTTGATGAGATAAATTATGCTTATGGTGTGAGATTCCCCGAAAATACGCCAGTTTCGGATATGATCGGTACACTTTCTTCACTTATGATAAAATTTGGTATTGAACGAGTTTACGGAAAAGGACATCATAAATCAGTATATCAGAAAGCACTTGAAAAGCTTGAGGGATATCAGCAGAAAATACAACAGTACGAACAATATAACAGCCTTTTTGACGGAAGAAACAGCTTTTCAAAGACAGATACCGATGCAACATTCATGCACATGAAGGAAGACCATATGAGAAACGGTCAGCTGAAACCCGGATACAACATACAGGCTGCGGTGGAAGGCGAGTATATTGTAGGTATAGACGTTTCAAGCGAACGGAGCGATGTAAATACGCTGATCCCGTTTCTTGAAAAGCTTAACAGTCTTGAGTTGTTTGTATTGAAAAACATCATCTGTGATGCAGGATATGAGAGCGAGGAGAACTATCTTTATCTCAGATCACATAACATGACCTCATATATAAAACCCGTAAATTATGAGCAGAGCAAAAAGCGGAACTTCCGTACAAAATACGGCAGACCCGAGAATATGGAATACCACGAACTTGGCGATATATTCGTATGCAGGGCAGGAAGGATACTGTGGCGTATCGGTACAAAGCATGAGAAAACGAAGACCGGATTCATTTCGGAGAAAGCACTGTACATATGTGAAAGCTGCGAAGGTTGTCCCTACAAACAGAATTGTACAAAAGCAAAAGGAAACAAGACGCTTGCTATATCGCATAAGTTCAAAGAACTGAGAACAGAAAGCCTGGAAAATATAACGACCGAATTCGGAAGACAGCTCAGAATGAACCGAAGCATACAGGCTGAAGGCGTATTCGGAGTGCTGAAACATGATCACGGCTTCAGAAGATTCCTGTGCAGGGGCAAAAATAACATCAGAACGGAGTTCCTTTTGCTGGGACTTGCATACAACATAAAGAAGCTTTTTGCTAAGATCTCAGAAAACCGACTTGGAATTTCTCTTTTTGAACTGAAAACGGCATAA